Proteins encoded within one genomic window of Nonomuraea gerenzanensis:
- a CDS encoding TlrC/CarA/OleB/SrmB family ABC-F type ribosomal protection protein, giving the protein MRTAAAQLAFNEITKRYDTRVVLDRVSFTVRPGDRIGVIGDNGAGKSTLLKLMAGVERPDNGEVTVVAPGGVGYLPQSLELPPHATVAEVVDLALGELRELEARMRAAEQALAELDQNADAARADGGARADDAARAGDGAGPAEVYARLVAEFEARGGYEADARVDAALHGLGLPGLDRARPVGTLSGGERARLALAATLAADPELLLLDEPTNDLDDRAVAWLEQRLRAHRGTVVAITHDRVFLERVTSTVLEVEEGRVRRYGDGYSGYLVAKAAERAARLRAYEEWKLELARHSGLVAANAGRMAAIPRKMAQAGMGTGAWRARSRTHGAAGRVRQSQQRMRWLRDNPASRPPDPLRFTPAFEPGPAMTDTVDRAMDGVVAALEGVRVAGRLRLDGLTVRFGERLLVTGPNGAGKTTLMRVLAGELQPDAGTVRRSGRVGHLRQDEQVGPPDRTVLGAYAAGRPGSLDEHADALLALGLFRPSDLRLRLGELSYGQRRRVELARLVSEPVDLLLLDEPTNHLSPQLVEQLEEALTTYRGALVIVTHDRRMRAAFIGSHLELSAPTP; this is encoded by the coding sequence ATGCGTACTGCTGCTGCCCAACTGGCATTCAACGAGATCACCAAGCGTTACGACACCCGCGTCGTCCTGGACCGCGTGTCCTTCACCGTCAGACCGGGTGATCGGATCGGCGTGATCGGGGACAACGGGGCAGGCAAGTCCACGTTGCTCAAGCTCATGGCGGGCGTCGAGCGGCCCGACAACGGCGAGGTCACCGTCGTCGCGCCCGGCGGCGTCGGTTACCTGCCGCAGTCGCTGGAGCTGCCGCCGCACGCCACGGTGGCGGAGGTCGTCGATCTGGCGCTGGGCGAGCTGCGTGAGCTGGAGGCCCGGATGCGGGCCGCCGAGCAGGCGCTCGCGGAGCTGGACCAGAACGCGGACGCCGCGCGGGCCGACGGTGGCGCGCGGGCCGACGATGCCGCGCGGGCCGGCGATGGCGCCGGGCCGGCGGAGGTTTATGCGCGGCTGGTGGCGGAGTTCGAGGCGCGCGGTGGGTACGAGGCCGACGCGCGGGTGGACGCCGCGCTGCACGGGCTCGGGCTGCCGGGGCTCGACCGGGCGCGCCCGGTCGGCACGCTCTCCGGTGGCGAACGTGCCCGCCTCGCCCTCGCCGCCACCCTGGCCGCCGATCCGGAGCTGCTGCTGCTCGACGAGCCCACGAACGACCTGGACGACCGGGCCGTGGCCTGGCTCGAACAGCGGCTGCGCGCCCACCGGGGCACCGTGGTGGCGATCACGCACGACCGGGTGTTCCTGGAGCGGGTGACGTCCACCGTGCTGGAGGTCGAGGAGGGGCGGGTGCGCCGCTACGGGGACGGGTACTCCGGGTACCTCGTGGCCAAGGCCGCCGAGCGGGCGGCGCGGTTGCGGGCGTACGAGGAGTGGAAGCTGGAGCTGGCCCGGCACTCGGGGCTGGTCGCCGCCAACGCCGGGCGGATGGCCGCCATCCCGCGCAAGATGGCCCAGGCGGGCATGGGGACCGGGGCCTGGCGCGCCCGGTCCCGTACGCACGGCGCGGCTGGGCGGGTGCGGCAGTCGCAGCAGCGGATGCGGTGGCTCAGGGACAACCCGGCGTCCCGGCCGCCCGACCCGCTCCGCTTCACCCCTGCCTTCGAGCCCGGCCCCGCGATGACTGACACGGTGGATCGCGCGATGGATGGTGTGGTGGCCGCGCTCGAAGGGGTGCGGGTGGCGGGCCGGCTGCGGCTGGACGGGCTGACCGTGCGCTTCGGTGAGCGGCTGCTCGTCACCGGGCCGAACGGGGCGGGCAAGACCACGCTGATGCGCGTGCTGGCCGGGGAGCTGCAGCCGGACGCGGGCACCGTACGGCGCTCGGGCCGGGTCGGCCACCTCAGGCAGGACGAGCAGGTCGGGCCACCGGATCGCACCGTGCTGGGGGCCTATGCCGCCGGCCGGCCGGGCTCGCTGGACGAGCACGCGGACGCGCTGCTGGCCCTGGGCCTGTTCCGGCCTTCTGACCTGCGGTTGCGGCTGGGCGAGCTGTCGTACGGGCAGCGCCGCAGGGTCGAGCTGGCCCGCCTGGTGAGCGAGCCGGTGGACCTGCTGCTGCTCGACGAGCCGACGAACCACCTGTCGCCGCAGCTCGTCGAGCAGTTGGAGGAGGCGCTGACCACGTACCGGGGCGCGCTGGTGATCGTCACCCACGACCGCCGCATGCGCGCCGCCTTCATCGGCTCCCACCTGGAGCTCAGCGCTCCGACTCCCTGA
- a CDS encoding flotillin family protein has translation MDVISTGFGIFLAVVLIIVIGLLFVIGRLFRKVEQGKALIVSKVNKVDVTFTGAVVLPVVHKAEIMDISVKTIEIERTGREGLICRDNIRADIKITFFVRVNKTAEDVIKVAQAIGTARASDETTLQELFNAKFSEALKTAGKHLDFVDLYTKRDEFRDEIVRLIGTDLNGYSLEDAAIDYLEQTSLAQLDKSNILDAQGIRKITELTAIEHVRTNEYRRNEEKEITRQNVDAREAILELERRQADAELKQRREIETVKAREEAEIARVQAEERLRAQAAHMKTDEQLGIQNENRAREIAVAEKNRERVIAIETERIEKDRMLEVIARERETELSLIAKNKEVETEKRSIAEVIRERIAVDKTVAEQEESIKRLRVVEEAERTRQQVIIAAEAEAQENLVKDIKAAEAAEAASKFKAREELVLAEARQQAAELEARAKMRLAEGIQAESAASGLAQVQVKERDAEAIEKVGRAEALVLKEKLAAEADGARAMALVEGDRLKAQAAGEQAMALAGAAAVGEKLKAEAEGLTQKAAAMAALDEASRAHEEYRLRLEADKEIRLKHIDVNRQVAESQASVLAAGLAKANIDIVGGDTMFFDKVVGSITAGKVVDGFVGHSQVAGAIVSPYVNGTASLAADLASVVGGVRTEDLKNLTVSALLMRLIQDGGPQTTALGELLETARRLGVADSPVAALAGAK, from the coding sequence ATGGACGTCATCTCCACAGGTTTCGGGATTTTCCTGGCCGTCGTCCTGATCATCGTGATCGGCCTGCTGTTCGTCATCGGCCGCCTTTTCCGCAAGGTCGAGCAGGGCAAGGCGCTGATCGTCTCGAAGGTCAACAAGGTGGACGTGACGTTCACCGGCGCCGTGGTGCTGCCCGTGGTACACAAGGCCGAGATCATGGACATCTCGGTCAAGACCATCGAGATCGAACGAACCGGCCGCGAGGGGCTCATCTGCCGGGACAACATCAGGGCCGACATCAAGATCACGTTCTTCGTCCGCGTGAACAAGACCGCCGAGGACGTCATCAAGGTCGCCCAGGCCATCGGCACCGCCCGCGCCAGCGACGAGACCACGCTGCAGGAGCTGTTCAACGCCAAGTTCTCCGAGGCGCTCAAGACCGCGGGCAAGCACCTCGACTTCGTGGACCTCTACACCAAGCGCGACGAGTTCCGTGACGAGATCGTCCGGCTGATCGGCACCGACCTGAACGGCTACAGCCTTGAGGACGCGGCCATCGACTACCTGGAGCAGACCTCGCTCGCGCAGCTCGACAAGAGCAACATCCTCGACGCGCAGGGCATCCGCAAGATCACCGAGCTGACGGCCATCGAGCACGTGCGCACGAACGAGTACCGGCGCAACGAGGAGAAGGAGATCACCCGCCAGAACGTGGACGCCCGCGAGGCGATCCTGGAGCTGGAGCGCCGCCAGGCCGACGCCGAGCTCAAGCAGCGCCGCGAGATCGAGACCGTCAAGGCGCGCGAGGAGGCCGAGATCGCCCGCGTGCAGGCCGAGGAGCGGCTGCGCGCCCAGGCCGCGCACATGAAGACCGACGAGCAGCTCGGCATCCAGAACGAGAACAGGGCCCGCGAGATCGCCGTCGCCGAGAAGAACCGCGAGCGCGTGATCGCCATCGAGACCGAGCGCATCGAGAAGGACCGGATGCTGGAGGTCATCGCCCGCGAGCGGGAGACCGAGCTGTCGCTCATCGCCAAGAACAAGGAGGTCGAGACCGAGAAGCGGTCGATCGCCGAGGTCATCCGCGAGCGCATCGCGGTCGACAAGACCGTGGCCGAGCAGGAGGAGTCGATCAAGCGGCTGCGCGTGGTCGAGGAGGCCGAGCGCACCCGCCAGCAGGTGATCATCGCCGCCGAGGCCGAGGCCCAGGAGAACCTGGTCAAGGACATCAAGGCGGCCGAGGCCGCGGAGGCCGCCTCCAAGTTCAAGGCCCGCGAGGAGCTGGTGCTGGCCGAGGCGCGCCAGCAGGCCGCCGAGCTGGAGGCCAGGGCCAAGATGCGGCTGGCCGAGGGCATCCAGGCCGAGTCCGCAGCCTCCGGGCTGGCGCAGGTGCAGGTCAAGGAGCGCGACGCCGAGGCCATCGAGAAGGTGGGCCGCGCCGAGGCGCTGGTGCTGAAGGAGAAGCTGGCCGCCGAGGCCGACGGGGCCAGGGCCATGGCGCTGGTCGAGGGCGACCGGCTCAAGGCGCAGGCCGCGGGCGAGCAGGCGATGGCCCTGGCGGGCGCCGCCGCCGTGGGCGAGAAGCTCAAGGCCGAGGCCGAGGGCCTCACGCAGAAGGCCGCCGCGATGGCCGCGCTGGACGAGGCCAGCAGGGCGCACGAGGAGTACCGCCTGCGCCTGGAGGCCGACAAGGAGATCAGGCTCAAGCACATCGACGTCAACCGGCAGGTCGCCGAGTCGCAGGCCAGCGTGCTGGCGGCCGGGCTGGCCAAGGCCAACATCGACATCGTCGGCGGCGACACGATGTTCTTCGACAAGGTGGTCGGCTCGATCACCGCGGGCAAGGTGGTGGACGGCTTCGTCGGCCACTCCCAGGTCGCCGGGGCGATCGTGTCGCCGTACGTCAACGGCACCGCAAGCCTGGCGGCCGACCTCGCGAGCGTGGTCGGCGGCGTGCGGACCGAGGACCTGAAGAACCTGACCGTGTCCGCCCTGCTCATGCGGCTCATCCAGGACGGCGGCCCGCAGACGACGGCGCTCGGTGAGCTGCTGGAGACGGCCCGCAGGCTCGGCGTGGCCGACTCGCCGGTGGCGGCCCTGGCCGGCGCCAAGTGA
- a CDS encoding OB-fold-containig protein, with the protein MVAGYWLTVITGLFEADDDATWLGLGGVPAGITLSLLIALAWLLCLIGSVLAPTGALIAVPIAAAALAWLAVRGLLTPLRRLFPEGDTRSRGDFVGQMCVIRTGTATPDFGQAEVTAADGSSAVVQVRTTGQDRLVRGDDALIFEYDKDGEFFWVMPYESEH; encoded by the coding sequence GTGGTCGCCGGTTATTGGCTGACCGTCATCACCGGCCTCTTCGAGGCGGATGACGACGCCACGTGGCTGGGCCTCGGGGGAGTCCCAGCGGGGATCACGCTGTCGCTGCTCATCGCGCTGGCCTGGCTGCTCTGCCTCATCGGCAGTGTGCTGGCGCCCACCGGCGCGCTCATCGCCGTGCCCATCGCCGCTGCGGCCCTGGCCTGGCTGGCCGTGCGCGGCCTGCTGACGCCGCTGCGCAGGCTGTTCCCCGAGGGGGACACGCGCTCGCGCGGCGACTTCGTCGGCCAGATGTGCGTGATACGCACCGGCACGGCCACTCCGGACTTCGGCCAGGCCGAGGTCACCGCCGCCGACGGCTCGTCCGCGGTCGTGCAGGTCCGCACGACCGGCCAGGACCGCCTCGTCCGCGGCGACGACGCCCTCATCTTCGAATACGACAAAGACGGCGAATTCTTCTGGGTCATGCCGTACGAAAGTGAGCACTGA
- a CDS encoding DNA repair ATPase, translated as MSVVTPELEAGTYEVLRNRLQAQAKALEAAAGTLNDERLKVFGGAELRLLGTERIRTENNCVPRDIVSVGGVMLFGYNVFIGLKPETTVADVFAVHRFARDGEHFRFDADKLEALDDPAFRKDFAELYRYYKETRLQQLRRVEGKLLAVFQTGPADTRVLRWTVSNSGVPRYQDNRGERDHTFPPSHDFEWTPTTRDDHVLGRHPHISIGGEVFVETVGGDLTIKIEDNTESGAGIYSEPVAEPLQSLADADVEYARVGPLILMRIRPYKETDRRHLVFNTRTRAVVRLDGIGQACQRLPEDQGLIFPGGYYLATGVSKTFDTDVSDLEFERVVRSPNGEDVLYVFHARGDGRSLLLPYNVIRKEVANPIVCHGYSLFDDGTMVVFRATSDEPTRVHPMQVWQTPYVSDTYAAAQPAGTGPLERIGNAELVRGISDCLSVARMVEEMAPSAGTFEGLIAACTRAFDSYHWLGEHGLRGPLSDVRATAEQVLDEYENVEQLTRQAAQTLATATEETTQLVRHARADTPATADAWVTLLATLRRAQGHLVTLREIRYLDLDALAALSASVQEELESAGRRAVAFLSGQDAFTAYHAAVEALAGDAAAIGTVAEAEPVADRLAAQAEGLEVVTEVVGSLDIADATVRTSILGRIAEVLGGVNRARAVLDGRRRELLGAEGRAAFAAEFALLGQSVTGALAMADTPQKCDEQLGRLMLQVENLEARFGEFDDFAAQLAAKRDDVYEAFSARKQTQLDDLARRAERVFASAERILGSITRRLGTLSSLDEVNTYFATDPMVAKVRSAAAGLRELGDAVRAEELDGRLKSAQQEAGRALRDRLDLFSDGGETLRLGHHRFAVNQQPIDLTLVPHDGGMHFAITGTDYRAPVPASFDDTRPFWDQVLVSETAQVYRAEHLAASLLDSVTPGTPLEELVRRAAEQRYDEGYERGVHDHDATRILDTLVRLRDGAGLLRYPAATRAAAQLFWAFGTDEVSRKTLAARATSLVRARTVFGITPALGSLADELDGAITAFLAGLGLPAADLAGEYLVEEVGSAPAGFVTAKPALDLLDGFRHALGPVRTREFEEDLKALALPERVQLAHAWLTAYHQGPEVAEALAVQLCDHLTRYDSSATTAETVDGLLGAHPRVQDRKLDVRLDEILPRTRQFARERVPAYRAYQRRRNELVEAERRRLRLEEYRPKVMSAFVRNRLLDEVYLPLIGDNLAKQLGAAGAGKRTDQMGLLLLISPPGYGKTTLMEYVASRLGLVFVKVNGPALGHEVTSLDPADAPDATARQEVEKISFALETGNNTLLYLDDIQHTSPELLQKFISLCDAQRRIEGVWNGRTRTYDLRGKRFAVCMAGNPYTESGQRFRIPDMLANRADVWNLGDVLSGKEELFALSYVDNALTSNPVLAPLSGRDRSDVALLIRLARGDTTVRPDQLAHPYTKPELDQVLSVLAKLVRVQEVVLANNRAYIASAAQSDAARTEPPYRLQGSYRNMNKLAERIVPAMNDDELEAVIDDHYLGEAQTLTSDAEANLLKLAELRGRLTPAQAERWAAVKAAYLKAKALGGAEDDPVVRAVGAIGLLADRVGEVGTAIRESER; from the coding sequence GTGAGCGTGGTGACGCCCGAGCTGGAGGCGGGGACGTACGAAGTCCTGCGCAACCGCCTCCAGGCCCAGGCCAAGGCCCTGGAGGCGGCGGCCGGCACGCTCAACGACGAGCGGCTGAAGGTCTTCGGCGGGGCGGAGCTGCGCCTGCTGGGCACCGAGCGGATCAGGACGGAGAACAACTGCGTCCCCAGGGACATCGTCTCCGTGGGCGGCGTGATGCTCTTCGGCTACAACGTCTTCATCGGGCTCAAGCCGGAGACGACGGTGGCGGACGTGTTCGCGGTGCACCGGTTCGCCAGGGACGGCGAGCACTTCCGCTTCGACGCCGACAAGCTGGAGGCGCTGGACGACCCGGCGTTCAGGAAGGACTTCGCCGAGCTCTACCGCTACTACAAGGAGACCAGGCTCCAGCAGTTGCGGCGGGTCGAGGGCAAGCTGCTGGCCGTGTTCCAGACGGGCCCGGCGGACACGCGGGTGCTGCGCTGGACGGTCAGCAACAGTGGTGTCCCGAGATATCAGGACAATCGTGGGGAGCGGGACCACACGTTCCCCCCGTCCCACGACTTCGAGTGGACGCCCACCACCCGCGACGACCACGTACTCGGCCGCCACCCGCACATCTCCATCGGCGGCGAGGTGTTCGTCGAGACCGTCGGCGGCGACCTCACCATCAAGATCGAGGACAACACCGAGAGCGGGGCCGGCATCTACTCCGAGCCGGTCGCCGAGCCGTTGCAGAGCCTGGCGGACGCCGACGTCGAGTACGCCCGCGTGGGGCCGCTGATCCTCATGCGGATCAGGCCGTACAAGGAGACCGACCGGCGGCACCTGGTCTTCAACACCCGCACCAGGGCCGTCGTCCGGCTCGACGGCATCGGGCAGGCCTGCCAGCGGCTGCCCGAGGACCAGGGGCTGATCTTCCCCGGCGGGTACTACCTGGCCACGGGCGTCAGCAAGACGTTCGACACGGACGTGAGCGACCTGGAGTTCGAGCGGGTGGTCCGCTCCCCCAACGGCGAGGACGTGCTCTACGTCTTCCACGCCAGGGGTGACGGGCGCTCGTTGCTGCTGCCGTACAACGTGATCAGGAAGGAGGTGGCCAACCCCATCGTCTGTCACGGGTACTCACTGTTCGACGACGGCACGATGGTGGTCTTCCGGGCCACCTCCGACGAGCCGACCCGGGTGCACCCGATGCAGGTCTGGCAGACGCCGTACGTGTCGGACACCTACGCCGCCGCGCAGCCCGCCGGCACCGGGCCGCTGGAGCGCATCGGCAACGCCGAGCTGGTCCGCGGCATCTCCGACTGCCTGTCCGTGGCGCGCATGGTCGAGGAGATGGCGCCGTCGGCCGGCACGTTCGAGGGGCTGATCGCCGCCTGCACGCGGGCGTTCGACTCCTACCACTGGCTCGGCGAGCACGGCCTGCGCGGGCCGCTCTCCGACGTGCGCGCCACCGCCGAGCAGGTCCTCGACGAGTACGAGAACGTCGAGCAGCTCACCCGCCAGGCCGCGCAGACCCTGGCCACGGCCACCGAGGAGACCACCCAGCTCGTCCGCCACGCCAGGGCCGACACCCCGGCCACCGCCGACGCCTGGGTCACCCTGCTGGCCACGCTGCGCCGCGCCCAGGGGCACCTGGTGACGCTGCGCGAGATCCGCTACCTCGACCTGGACGCCCTGGCCGCGCTGTCCGCGTCCGTGCAGGAGGAGCTGGAGTCGGCGGGCAGGCGCGCCGTGGCGTTCCTGTCGGGCCAGGACGCCTTCACCGCCTACCACGCGGCCGTCGAGGCGCTGGCCGGCGACGCCGCCGCGATCGGCACCGTGGCCGAGGCCGAGCCCGTCGCGGACCGGCTGGCCGCGCAGGCCGAGGGGCTGGAGGTGGTCACGGAGGTCGTCGGGTCGCTGGACATCGCCGACGCCACCGTGCGCACCTCGATCCTGGGCCGCATCGCCGAGGTGCTCGGCGGCGTGAACCGGGCCAGGGCCGTGCTCGACGGGCGGCGGCGCGAGCTGCTCGGCGCGGAGGGGCGGGCCGCGTTCGCCGCCGAGTTCGCGCTGCTGGGGCAGTCCGTCACGGGCGCGCTGGCGATGGCCGACACGCCGCAGAAGTGCGACGAGCAGCTCGGGCGGCTGATGCTGCAGGTGGAGAACCTGGAGGCGCGCTTCGGCGAGTTCGACGACTTCGCCGCCCAGCTCGCCGCCAAGCGGGACGACGTCTACGAGGCGTTCTCCGCCCGCAAGCAGACCCAGCTCGACGACCTGGCCCGCCGCGCCGAGCGCGTCTTCGCCTCCGCGGAGCGCATCCTCGGCAGCATCACCCGGCGGCTGGGAACCCTGTCCTCGCTGGACGAGGTCAACACCTACTTCGCGACCGACCCCATGGTGGCCAAGGTGCGCTCGGCCGCGGCCGGGCTGCGGGAGCTGGGCGACGCCGTACGGGCCGAGGAGCTGGACGGGCGGCTCAAGTCGGCGCAGCAGGAGGCGGGGCGGGCGCTGCGGGACCGCCTCGACCTCTTCTCGGACGGCGGCGAGACCCTCCGGCTGGGCCACCACCGCTTCGCCGTCAACCAGCAGCCGATCGACCTGACGCTGGTGCCGCACGACGGCGGAATGCACTTCGCGATCACCGGCACCGACTACCGCGCGCCCGTGCCCGCCTCCTTCGACGACACCCGGCCCTTCTGGGACCAGGTGCTGGTCTCCGAGACCGCGCAGGTGTACCGGGCCGAGCACCTCGCCGCCTCGCTCCTCGACTCGGTCACGCCGGGCACGCCGCTGGAGGAGCTGGTCCGCCGGGCGGCCGAGCAGCGCTACGACGAGGGGTACGAGCGCGGCGTGCACGACCACGACGCCACCCGCATCCTCGACACGCTGGTGCGGCTGCGGGACGGAGCCGGGCTGCTGCGCTACCCCGCCGCGACCCGGGCGGCGGCGCAGCTCTTCTGGGCCTTCGGGACGGACGAGGTTTCACGTAAAACATTGGCCGCCCGCGCCACGTCGCTGGTCAGGGCCCGGACGGTCTTCGGGATCACGCCCGCCCTGGGCTCCCTCGCCGACGAGCTGGACGGGGCGATCACCGCGTTCCTGGCGGGCCTCGGCCTGCCCGCCGCGGACCTCGCCGGCGAGTACCTGGTCGAGGAGGTGGGCAGCGCGCCCGCCGGCTTCGTCACCGCCAAGCCGGCCCTCGACCTGCTCGACGGCTTCCGGCACGCGCTCGGGCCGGTCAGGACCCGCGAGTTCGAGGAGGACCTCAAGGCGCTGGCCCTGCCCGAGCGGGTGCAGCTCGCCCACGCCTGGCTCACCGCCTACCACCAGGGGCCGGAGGTGGCGGAGGCGCTCGCCGTCCAGCTCTGCGACCACCTGACGCGCTACGACTCCAGCGCCACCACCGCCGAGACCGTGGACGGCCTGCTCGGCGCCCACCCGCGCGTCCAGGACCGCAAGCTCGACGTCCGGCTCGACGAGATCCTGCCCAGGACCAGGCAGTTCGCCCGCGAACGGGTGCCGGCCTACCGGGCCTACCAGCGCCGCAGGAACGAGCTGGTCGAGGCGGAGCGCCGCCGCCTGCGGCTGGAGGAGTACCGGCCGAAGGTGATGAGCGCCTTCGTCCGCAACCGGCTGCTCGACGAGGTGTACCTGCCGCTCATCGGCGACAACCTGGCCAAGCAGCTCGGCGCGGCGGGAGCTGGCAAGCGCACCGACCAGATGGGCCTGCTGCTGCTCATCTCGCCGCCCGGTTACGGCAAGACGACGCTGATGGAGTACGTGGCCAGCCGCCTCGGCCTCGTCTTCGTCAAGGTGAACGGCCCGGCCCTGGGCCACGAGGTCACCTCGCTGGACCCGGCGGACGCGCCCGACGCGACGGCCAGGCAGGAGGTGGAGAAGATCTCGTTCGCGCTGGAGACGGGCAACAACACCCTGCTCTACCTGGACGACATCCAGCACACCTCGCCGGAGCTGCTGCAGAAGTTCATCTCGCTGTGCGACGCCCAGCGCCGCATCGAGGGCGTGTGGAACGGGCGCACGAGGACCTACGACCTGCGCGGCAAGCGGTTCGCGGTGTGCATGGCGGGCAACCCGTACACCGAGTCCGGTCAGCGCTTCCGCATCCCCGACATGCTGGCCAACCGCGCCGACGTGTGGAACCTGGGCGACGTGCTGTCGGGCAAGGAGGAGCTGTTCGCGCTCAGCTACGTGGACAACGCCCTCACCTCCAACCCGGTCCTCGCCCCGCTGTCCGGCCGCGACCGGTCGGACGTGGCGCTGCTCATCCGCCTGGCGAGGGGCGACACGACGGTCCGGCCCGACCAGCTCGCGCACCCCTACACCAAGCCCGAGCTGGACCAGGTGCTCAGCGTGCTGGCCAAGCTGGTCCGGGTGCAGGAGGTGGTGCTGGCCAACAACCGGGCCTACATCGCCTCCGCCGCCCAGTCCGACGCCGCCCGTACGGAGCCGCCGTACCGGCTGCAGGGCTCCTACCGCAACATGAACAAGCTGGCCGAGCGCATCGTGCCGGCCATGAACGACGACGAGCTGGAAGCGGTGATCGACGACCACTACCTCGGCGAGGCGCAGACCCTGACCTCCGACGCCGAAGCGAACCTGCTCAAGCTCGCCGAGCTCCGCGGCCGCCTGACCCCCGCCCAGGCGGAGCGGTGGGCGGCGGTCAAGGCCGCCTACCTGAAGGCGAAAGCTCTGGGCGGGGCGGAGGATGATCCGGTGGTGCGGGCCGTGGGGGCGATCGGGCTGCTGGCCGACCGGGTGGGCGAGGTCGGCACGGCCATCAGGGAGTCGGAGCGCTGA
- a CDS encoding dihydrodipicolinate synthase family protein: protein MLRGIHVPLVTPFDASGAVAADTVDKLGRQVLDQGAAGLVALGTTGEVAALDPGERARVIEVCAQVCAERQALLTVGVTGGDTRSTARALRELPTGVGAALVTVPSFLRPGERGVVAHFAALAEETPVPLVIYHIPYRTGQAVGAATLRELGAHPMIAGVKYAAGGITSETVELLADLPEGFEVLCGDDPFISPLLALGAAGGILASAHVETGGFVELAEAWQAGDVARARPLGHRLARLSAALFAEPNPTVLKGVLHARGLIPTPDVRLPLLPASAGAVSRALAVK, encoded by the coding sequence ATGCTGAGAGGAATCCACGTACCGCTGGTCACGCCGTTCGACGCGTCGGGCGCGGTGGCCGCGGACACGGTCGACAAGCTCGGCCGGCAGGTGCTGGACCAGGGCGCCGCCGGCCTGGTGGCGCTGGGCACCACCGGTGAGGTGGCCGCGCTCGACCCCGGCGAACGCGCCCGGGTGATCGAGGTGTGCGCGCAGGTCTGCGCCGAGCGGCAGGCGCTGCTGACGGTGGGGGTGACGGGCGGCGACACCCGCTCCACGGCCCGGGCGCTGCGCGAGCTGCCGACGGGGGTGGGGGCGGCGCTGGTGACGGTCCCGTCCTTCCTGCGGCCCGGCGAGCGCGGGGTCGTCGCGCACTTCGCGGCGCTGGCGGAGGAGACGCCGGTGCCGCTGGTGATCTACCACATCCCCTACCGGACCGGGCAGGCCGTCGGCGCCGCCACGCTGCGCGAGCTGGGCGCGCATCCGATGATCGCGGGGGTGAAGTACGCGGCCGGCGGCATCACCTCCGAGACGGTCGAACTGCTCGCGGACCTGCCTGAGGGGTTCGAGGTGCTGTGCGGGGACGACCCCTTCATCTCGCCCCTGCTCGCCCTGGGAGCCGCCGGCGGCATCCTGGCCTCCGCGCACGTGGAGACCGGCGGCTTCGTGGAGCTGGCCGAGGCCTGGCAGGCGGGCGACGTCGCCCGGGCCAGACCGCTCGGGCACCGGCTGGCCCGGCTGTCGGCGGCGTTGTTCGCCGAGCCCAACCCGACGGTGCTCAAGGGGGTGCTGCACGCGCGGGGGCTCATTCCCACTCCTGACGTGCGGCTGCCGCTCCTGCCCGCGAGCGCCGGCGCGGTGTCGCGGGCGCTCGCCGTGAAATAG
- a CDS encoding NADP-dependent oxidoreductase, with amino-acid sequence MSELMRAAAFAEPGGPEVLKVMEVPAPQAGPGQVRVRVRAAGVQPFDTAVRAGWLPPYLDAVPYPRIPGNEFAGVVDQVGEGVTGIAVGAEVLGFSRLFAYAEYIVVPATDVTAKPAGVPWEVAGGLTSGVQTAELAIDGIGVAEGETLLVHGAAGSVGTAAVQIARRRGATVIGTAREVNHDYLRELGAVPVAYGEGLADRVHALAPGGVDAALDGAGGHALEVSLELVPDRARIVTLVEHGRAAELGVRLVQGERSAERLGRYAALYAEGAFSFPVRRTYPLEEAADAHREIETGHGQGKVVLTT; translated from the coding sequence ATGAGCGAACTGATGAGAGCGGCGGCCTTCGCCGAGCCCGGCGGCCCCGAAGTGCTGAAGGTGATGGAGGTGCCGGCGCCCCAGGCGGGCCCGGGCCAGGTACGGGTGCGGGTGCGGGCGGCCGGGGTGCAACCGTTCGACACGGCCGTGCGGGCCGGGTGGCTGCCGCCCTACCTGGACGCGGTGCCCTACCCGCGCATCCCCGGCAACGAGTTCGCGGGTGTGGTGGACCAGGTGGGCGAGGGCGTGACCGGGATCGCGGTGGGGGCCGAGGTGCTCGGGTTCTCCCGGTTGTTCGCCTACGCCGAGTACATCGTGGTGCCCGCGACCGATGTGACCGCCAAGCCGGCGGGGGTGCCGTGGGAGGTGGCCGGCGGGCTCACCTCGGGCGTGCAGACGGCGGAGCTGGCCATCGACGGCATCGGCGTGGCGGAGGGTGAGACGCTGCTCGTGCACGGCGCCGCCGGCTCGGTGGGCACGGCGGCCGTGCAGATCGCGCGCAGGCGCGGGGCCACCGTGATCGGCACCGCCCGCGAGGTGAACCACGACTACCTGCGCGAGCTGGGCGCCGTCCCCGTCGCGTACGGCGAGGGCCTGGCCGACCGGGTGCACGCGCTCGCGCCGGGCGGCGTGGACGCGGCCCTGGACGGCGCCGGCGGGCACGCGCTGGAGGTCTCCCTGGAGCTGGTGCCCGACCGCGCCCGCATCGTCACGCTGGTCGAGCACGGCCGGGCCGCCGAGCTGGGGGTGCGGCTGGTCCAGGGGGAGCGCTCGGCCGAGCGGCTCGGGCGTTACGCCGCCCTGTACGCCGAGGGCGCCTTCTCCTTCCCGGTACGCAGGACGTACCCGCTGGAGGAGGCCGCGGACGCGCACCGGGAGATCGAGACCGGCCACGGCCAGGGCAAGGTCGTCCTCACCACCTAG